From the genome of Solanum lycopersicum chromosome 12, SLM_r2.1:
CTATTGAGATTTAGCTatctatttcaaaatttgagaggttgcaaattaaaatttgattttcaggGTGAAATTGGTATCTTCTTCCCCTTAATTGTTCTACGTCCACTGGATGGCACAGACCTGAATGCAAAAACAAGTGTTCCACGGTATTGTTTTTGCTTAAAATGTACATAGTTCATTATATAGCTTTGTGCTTGTTAACTCCACCGTGCCTTTTGCTTTTTCCAAGTAATAGAGTCCCATGGAACTACATGAAATACTCAATATTCTCAATCTTTATGTAGTTCATGAACTTTATTGATACATTTGAAGGATGTTACGTTGCATCCTACGGACTATCAGGGTGATGTTGCAAAAATTGACCGACCTCactaattttaaagaaaagtaaaaaagataTTCGGGGATGTACTTGTTCAACTTACCAACTAATCTGCTATAGCATCTTGGTTAAACTAAGATTCTTGTCCTGAAAATAGCTTGTCATTAGGGTGAATCAATTGATATACTCAGTCATGCTTTTTTCATTCACAATATTGGGACATATTCCTTGATGAGATGATCACACCTGATGTATGAGTGATATATATGTCCAAAAGGTACTTGCGTTATTTTTACCATATCAAAAAAAGTACTTAAGTTGTTCTTAGGTCCCTCTCTGGAGTGAGTGAAGTGCCTTAGGCCTCATTATTTTGCATTGAGATTAAGACATCTGAATGTACATTTGAATGATTAAGATATTGTTTCTAAATCTGAACACTGAATGATTAAGACAGTTGGTTTTTCAAATGTGCATACTTTGTTGATTTTTAAACATGGtaaatatacaattcaaataaaagcaattatatatatatatatatatatatatatatatatatatatatatatatatatatatataataaaatcattatttgatCAACCCATGAAATGTTTATGTTTGCTACTGATGGTAGAGATGGtttgtggtggtggtggtgataaTTGTCAGGGTGGGGGTGGTTGGTGTTATAGTTACTAATGCTATGGTGGCGGTTGATAGTGGTGATGGTGGTTGATGTTAGAAGttggtggtgatggtgatggttgAAGAATGTGTGGTGGTTAACAGTGGTGTTGGTGGTAGTTGGTTGCGGTGCTAGTTATAATGATGGAGATGTTGGTAGTAAGGATTGACCCGAATGGTTGTAGTGGTTGATAATGGCGGCGGTGGCGGTGGCGGTGGCAGTGGATATAATTAAAATGATGGTGGTAGTAAGTGTCTTAGCGATTGAGTGTAGTGGTTGGCAGCAGTGTTGGTTTGCGGTACTAGTTGTGATGATGGAGCTGGTTGGTAGTGAGGATTGACCCCAATGGTTGTAGTGGTTttcaatggcggtgatggcggTGGTGGCAGTGgatataattataatgatggaGGTGGTAAGTGTCTTAGCGACTGAGAGAAGTGGTTGTTAGCGGTGTTGGTTGCTACTGGTGGTTGTGATGGCAGAGGTGGTTGGGGGTTGATGAAGGTGGTTGTGGTTGTGAGGGTAGATGTTGGTAGTGGTGGTGGTTGGTGATTGTGAATAGAGTGGTGGTGAAAATTATCTGCACAAAAATGCCTCTTCATGATATTAAGATTTTGTGCAAGATCTTTATGATCTTGACCTATTCAGACCAAAATAAGTGCATAACAAATGAGACCTAGTGTCTGAATGCTTTGTTGGTCATCTTCTATAATAGCTCTCATCCACAAAGCGCACCCCTGATAATTGTGTCTTTCCAACAGGTAGATCCCCTGGTAATTGTCTTAGAGCGAAGAGTGCATAAGGAGAAGAGCCAAGGTTTTTCGTAGATAAGAGTTGTATacgataagtttgagttttgaaTGACATATGGCTATCCTATCATCCGCCTTCCTCAGATGAGAACTCCTTCCTAATGTGCCAGATAGCTACTTTTGCATGTCTGGTACAGCATGGTTCCACTCTGTAAGAACCCCGAATCAGTCTCTTGAAGCTCATCCTTTTCATCATAATGGATCCGCTTAGAGACCAACCTTGTGTAGAGCATTGGTATAGAACAAAATGTCATGACTTAATATCGACCAATCCAAAATGCTGACCTACAGAATTGAAACATCCAACCTAAGCTAGTGGAGACATTTTCAGATCATAAAGTGACAGTCTGTGTTGACATACTATACCATACTCTGCTTGGGTACAAAATTAGATGGTTGCTCCATATTGACCCCTTCCTTAATGTTATTTTGGAGAAATTCATTCTTGACTGGCTTCACATGCTACCTCATGGATAGTTTGAGGGAGAAGGACGGGAGCCTTAGGCAAAGTGGAGAACTCCTTGCACCTTCATGATATTTGTTTTATGTATGTTGGTGCTAACAGGAGATATCTGGCTATGTATATGAGCTGATCTTGTATATGGATAAACTGAATTCTGGTTGTCTGGCAATAATTGATACATCTTTATTTGGAAATCTATTCTGTTTTCCTCTCTTTCTATAAATTAAGCTTATAAAAAACTAACAAGCTGCCAATCattataaataagaaatatGTGATGAATTTTTGCATGATTGAGGAATAACCTCTTATCCTTTATTTCTTCTTGGTGCATCCAAGTGGTTCCTTTATGTATAGATGATTGGGTGTCATCCGTAAAAAACTTTATCTTTTTtgtagttctttttttttttttttgaaactgttaaatttttttgaaaactaatGGTCAATGAAGCGGGAGAATAACCATGAGCTCTCAGGTTCGAAGCTCCACTGAAGGCAAAGCAAACCCTTGGTGATTTCTTTGCATCTGCCTAATCTTTGGTGGCATAGTAACCCGACACTGTGCAGTGCGGGTGGGAGATAGCAAGTATTCAGTGGAATAGTCGTGATGTACTCAGGCTGACTAGTACACACCATCATAAAGGAAGTGATGACACCACACTAGCATTAAATTGTTTAGAGCTATCAAATTAAGCTCTTTTTTTTAAGAACCCAGATAAAAATTAAGAGAATCTCATGGTATTATCAAACAAAGTTGCGTAGATGGTTACCCTGGACTTGTGTCAATCACTGCATTCATGCAAGCTAGAACAGAAACGTTACAATCTTTGTTATTACTGTCTTTGCAGGATGCTAGAGAAAGTTTGCAAGAATTCCCAGATGCTTGTTGACCTTTATGTGAACTATGATTGTGATCTTCAAGCACCTAACTTATTTGAGCGAAtggtctctctctctctctctctctctctctgcaGTGGGTTGGCCTTGCAATATCTTGGTTATTGTATGACCTAAATGTCCCCTCTCTATTTGTTTTACTTATAGGTTACCACATTATCCAAAATTGCACAAGGAATGCAAAGTGCTGAGCCAAATTCAGTTGCGACATCCCAGATAGCGTCAATCAAAGCGTCCTCTCTTCAGGCATCTCTTTAAAATACCCTCTTCTTGAGATTTTGTTGGAATTTCTATATTATACTTCACCCTTACAGTTTCTTTTGTGCTGCTCTTGACCTTTATAGTGTCTTGTAAATGTGCTAAAATCTCTTGTCGAATGGGAGAAGCGCTGGTCAGAGTTGGAAAGGCTGAGCAACAGGAATCAGTCTTCTGAAGATGAAACTTTTAAGGGAGACTCTGATAAGATGAGAGACGTGGATGATTCAGCCAGTAATTTTGAGAAACTGAAAGCCCACAAATCTACTGTTGAAGCAGCTATTTCTGAAGTATGTCTTTTTGACCCATTCTCATAGAAAATGAGGAAATTATCAGTCTTTGATTCTTCTGTTTTATTATCTATTTGGATAAAGTATCTGGTTGGTGCTGCCTTTATTTACTGTATGTGCCTGGGATGTATTATTAATGTTTGGTTTCTTCGAAATAATGCAGTTCAATCGAAAACCTACAAAGGGAATTGAACATCTAATATCAAATGGGCTGGTTGAGAACTCACCAACTTCGGTTGctcaatttctcaaaagttCTCCTAGTTTGGACAAGGTGAAATATCATTTATGCCCGTTTTGTTCCTCTTTTGCCTCTCTAAATTGACTTGTATAAAAATTCTGACTGTACTGGAGTTTCAGGCTATGATTGGTGACTACTTGGGTCAGCACGAGGAGTTTCCTGTGGCTGTCATGCATGCTTATGTTGACTCTATGAATTTTTCTGGAATGAAATTTGATTTGGCAATTCGTGAATTTCTTAAAGGGTTCCGGCTTCCCGGGGAAGCTCAGAAGATAGATCGTATTATGGAAAAGTTTGCAGAGCGGTAGGTACTCATTTAATGTTCCCAAAATCATTGACATGTCGTCCTTCTGTCTATGCCTTATGCACACATTTGCCGACCAGTGGAAATTTGTCCCCGTTTTTTAATCTTTGAGATATTGTCCTTTTGTCataatacatatgaaaatattatgaacCAGATAGAAGGTGCCGAGGATAAACAAAAAGCTGAGTAATTGAGAGTCTTTGAACATGATTAATCTCTGTCACTCATGCTCTTTGGCTTAATAACAGTGAATCTCCTTCTGCATCATGTCTGAGTCCTCAAATAGACTGATCCATGGGGTCCTGTATAGTGCACCAGACAAATAGTATAAGGACAAGCACTAAATCATTCAGCAGTATTTTAATGCTGTTATTGTGGAGCATCCACtgaatagtgatgaaatatataGTGCTGCATATCTTTGGGCTTAGGGTATGCACAATAACAGACAGATTAGATTGATTATAACCCTCAGACAAATAATCATTGTGAATGATGATAGTATGGTTGGGAAATAGTGTAGATTGACTTTAGCAAGTGGAAATCTGCCCCTTTTTAACTTCAAATGTTACACGAATTTCATTTGGGCGGAGTTGTACCTTTGTCTACTTGTGGGATCTCATTTGCCTTAGTAACAAACTTATTCttgtatcaaaagaaaaaaagcttGCTGCTGGAAAACGTATATGTTGAAGTTGTCCTTTGTGAAATAAGGGCCAACAATTAGAACTATTTTTGTAGACAAGCATATATCTTAATTTTATGTCATGTTGAATAGCAAAAAATCGGAGAGATGTAAGTGCCAATGATCAAATCTATTCAATGTAGACGAGGATTAGAAACTGTTATATCATTAGCTACTTGATTTCTGTATTAGGTGTTTTGAAATAAATGATGTTTGAATCACTTGCATTGGTAATCCAAATCCATCATTCATAACAATGTCTATTGCTTGGGCTGAACACTATTCTTTTAACAGTTACTGTGCGGACAATCCCGGCTTATTCAAGAATGCAGACATAGCATATATTCTAGCATATGCAGTTATAATGCTGAATACAGATGCTCACAACCCATTGGTCTGGCCAAAAATGTCGAAGGATGATTTTATACGTATAAATGCAACTGATGAAGCAGAAGATTGTGCTCCAAAGGAATTGCTGGGGGAGATCTATGATTCAATTGTTCAAGAGGAGATAAAGATGAAAGATGATCCTGTTGGCCTAGCAAAAAGTAGCAAGCAGAAGCCTGAAGCTGAGGAGAGAGGACGTCTTGTCAATATCCTCAACCTTGCACAGCCTAGAAGGAGATCTTCAGTTGACCCAAAATCCGAGAGTGAAGCTATCATCAAGCAGACACAGGCTATTTTCCGAAATCAAGGAGGAAAAAGAGGAGTCTTTTATACTTCACACAATACCAAACTTGTACGTCCAATGATTGAAGCTCTAGGATGGCCACTGCTTGCCACTTTAGCTGTTCTTATGGAGGAAGGAGATAACAAAGCACGGGTTAGCGTGTGCATGGAAGGATTTAAAGCTGGAATACACATCACACATGTTCTCGGGATGGACACCATGCGATATGCATTTTTGACAACTCTTCTTAGGTAATCTTTTGGGCATATCTGTTAATTTCACTCTTTCAGTGCAATAAACTGTTCTGATAATTGAAGCGATTTGGACCATTTTAGTATTTACTTCCCGAAAAGTTAGctcttttgtcttttttattCTGGAGCAGGGGTTTGGTGATGGATGAGGATAAATTTATGCTTTCCCGATTAGAGATTGATACAACCTTACCAATTTCTTTGCAGACTTAATCTTTTACATGTACCAAGGGatatgaaaagtaaaaatgTGGAAGCACTACGGACCCTTCTGGCTATATGTGATTCAGATGCTGAAGCTTTGCAAGACACATGGATCGCGGTGCTTGAGTGCATTTCCCGGCTTGAGTTTATAGTAACTAATCCTTCAATGGCTTCAACAGTTATGCAAGGATCTAACCAAATTTCCAGAGATGCTCTGCTTCAATCTCTTAGAGAGTTGACTGGAAAACCTACCGAGCAAGTATTCGTGAATAGTGTTAAATTGCCCAGTGAATCAGTGGTTGAATTTTTCAGTGGTTTGTGTAAAGTCTCAGCTGAGGAATTAAGACAATATCCTGCACGTGTTTTCAGCTTGCAAAAACTTGTTGAGATCAGCTATTACAACATGGCCCGCATTCGAATGGTAATTGCTCCACCCATTCAAATGATATTAGTGTTGGGTAAATTCTTAACGTTGACCTGATAAGTGATTTGGTTATATTATTTAGTTATCCATCTCTTTACCTCTTGTTGCCTAGTGCTACACAACACTTATGACAACTAGTGCTAGTGTAGTTCTAATTGTGGCTCGAGGGATAGTCATACTCACTGCAAACTTAATGtatttcaaatatgaaatttactGTGCTTGTGGAATTATTTTTCGTACTTGATTTACTAAGAGGGAGAACTAACAAAGTCAGCCTTTTTATAAACTCATAAATGCAAAGTTCTTATCTATTCTTTACTTGTCTATTACTCTTCTTAGTTTTAGAAGATTTAAATTCAATGTCTCTTGTGATGTTCGTTTTCATGTCTactgttcttttttatttttactgtaGATCTACTCTGGTGCCTACtggatattttatttaaaaatgaatatatatttgactGTTTTATGATGTTTGGATGTGTCTTGGGAGGTTTTATCCTGCAGGTGATTTATGTTAGTGCCAAAGTGGAGCTCACTCGAATATATGCCATCATGAAATTTCAATCgtatttcttatttattctaATTCAGTGGTTtactttaaaaacttttttatttttttgatgaagtagAAATGTAAATgtcatcaagaagatgcatatGGCAGAATAGTTACAAAAGAGTGAGATTGTCATCTCTGTTACAATGAGAGCCATGCTAAGGATAACAGAGCTAATAAgttccaaatttttttaatgagaaCCTACAGGTGATAGACTATCCCAACTACATAAATCTGAAAGACATCTAGCCTTACGGGAGTGGTTTGGAGTTGATATTGCATCAAAAAATATTCTATTCCTCTCATTCCAAACACACCAAAAAAGTACTAACAGGAATCGTATCTCAAACTTGTCTGGTGAATTTATCAACTTTCCAAGCAATCCAACTAATGCAGTCATCCTTGATACTGTCAGGCATGACTCATCTGAAGCCAAAAATTGTAATGAAATGTTTAGCTAGGAATCCACTTGAAATGGAAGCAATTCTTTTGATTAATGGAACAAAGAAGTAAACTAAAAATGATGTGGAGAAACACTTTTTAATAAGCGTGAAGTTATCTgaaataatagtttttattGAATCTTGAGGGAGGCATGCTCTTCCCACTTATAGTTGTTTAATTTTGGCTAATATTGATATCATTGGTATATTAACAATTAGTATTTTGATAGAACAATTTTTTGAGAAAGATTTAGGTAGAACAATTTGTTCTGTGTATTGTGATAGACGTTTCTATGGATTTATCTGATACTTGTGTTTCTCaatattattgatttgtttGCTCACATACAATGTTATGAAAGGTGCGCTTAAGCCCTGAACCAAGGCTCTAAACGTGTTGATCGCTTCAACTTGCTTAATAGGCGCTTCAGTGTCGTCATCAAGGTTCTAAGGCATATTTTTCCTTGCCAATGAGCCTTTCTGAAGATATGACACTGAACAattgatatttaactttatcctgcctttttttaaatttatttgttcaCATATTTGTCatcatgcttataattattagtcttggactaaacatatatatttataatttttttcttgctttGCGCCTTTTTTCATTGAAGCCCATACTTTGCTTGCGCTTAAAGCCCCAACAAGCTTTAGAGCGTTTTTGCGCTTTTGCTTTTGACAACACTGATCACATAAAGAATGTCATCACCTAATGGGTGCTTTTCCACCTCAAACTGCTACATGGATGACTAGTCTTActgattaatttattatttgtagCGTGACAATTTTCTCTATGGATTTCTCTGATGCTTTCTTTTCTCAATGTTATTGATTTGCTGGATCACATTAAGAACCTTTGCACCCAAGTGAGTGCGTTTCCACCTCCAATAGCTAATTGGATGACTAGAATTACTAATTCGTTGAACTTCATTTGGCTATGGAGCTGCATCTCTTGTGGTACAATAGGAATCAGCTTAGCATCAATAACTAGTATGAGGTGGTGCATAATTTTGTTAGTGGCAGTGAGTTAATTTATTGATGATAACCACCTTGCATTTCCCTAAGATGTTTGTCTGAAATGACATTCCAGGTTTGGGCAAGAATATGGTCTGTTCTGGctactcattttatttttgctgGGAGCCATCCTGAAGAGAAAGTTGCTATGTATGCCATAGATTCTCTTCGGCAACTTGGTATGAAGTATTTGGAGCGTGCTGAACTTGCCAATTTTACCTTCCAGAATGATATCTTAAAACCATTTGTCGTTCTTATGCGAAGCAGTCGAAGTGAAACTATAAGGAGACTTATTGTGGATTGCATTGTGCAAGTACGTATGCGTCTTACCTTTTCTtgagttacttttttttttgtgtgggggAAATATACTGATTCCTGCATGGTAGCAGATGATAAAGTCGAAGGTGGGAAGTATTAAGTCTGGCTGGCGAAGTGTGTTCATGATATTCACAGCTGCCGCAGATGATGAACTAGAGTCGATTGTTGAGAGTGCTTTTGAGAATGTTGAGCAGGGTATGGAGAgctcttttcattttaaaaattgcTTCTGCATGTTTCTCACTTTTCAGATTCCACTGCAGAAGGCATAGTGATTGTATTAATGTTGAAATAATGTTGTAGTTATATTGGAGCACTTTGATCAAGTAGTTGGAGATTGCTTCATGGACTGTGTCAATTGCTTAATCAGATTTGCTAATAACAAGACCTCCCACAGAATCAGCTTGAAGGCAATTGCACTACTCCGTATATGCGAGGATCGTCTTGCAGAGGTTTGTTGGCTGGGTCTCACTTAGTTGAGGAGGCTTCCCCTCCTTGTCAATTCCATCTTcattcattactttattttcaattaGTATCCCTAGTATGCCATGTATGGTTTATGGTTTATGTCTTCATGACAGTTGCTTTTCGAAGtagggggtggggggtggggtgggggtgggaaCCCAAGCAAATGTGTAAACTAAGCTTAAATTTGAAAACTTTGCGAGAATCACTATAATGGAATGCCCCAGATAATCTAGCAATTTTATATAAACAGGGTATATCTAACTCTGACAAATGGGATATATGCGATATATAGGTGACTATTTTAGGTGTCATATGTAGAGATCTTCTCTTACTTCCGATTACCATCCTTATGCTGGCTATCTGGCATTCAGTTACATAGTTAAGGCTCTGTTATCCCCTAAAGGAATTGCAGAAGATTTTGCTGATCTATTCAGTGTAAAAATGAATTTCAGGGTCTTATACCTGGTGGTGCTCTGAAGCCAGTTGACACTACTGAAGATGAGACGTGTGACGTCACAGAGCATTTTTGGTTCCCAATGCTGGCCGGTCTCTCTGATCTGACCTCTGATCCTAGACCAGAGGTTAGAAACTGTGCACTTGAGGTTCTGTTCGATTTGCTGAACGAACGAGGTGGCAAATTTTCATCCACATTTTGGGAGAACATTTTTCACCGCGTTCTATTTCCGATTTTTGATCATGTCAGACATGCTGGAAAAGAGAACCTGAGCTCTACTGATGAATGGCCACGTGAAAGTAGCATTCATTCACTCCAATTGCTGTGCAACCTGTTCAACACTTTTTACAAGGTATGGGAAGTGGTTGATAAGGAATGTGTTAATTAGCTTCTACTTTTGAAAGCTAGATTTTCCTTATTTGATCCATACTATCtgttttaaattcaaataattaaaaaatgatgagTTTAAGTCCAATTCCCGACCTGCTGTAGAGTAATTATTTGCCTAATGACTTGCGTATGTGTGATAGTATGGGGCTATGGGCGTGCTTTTAGTGTGATCTTCTGACTTGTTTCTCATCTCCTCAGATCTTACTATGTGGGGGTGTTTCCCCTGTTCTGTCTGTGTTATTTTATTACTTCCCAGTATGCTTTGGCAACTGTACTAGGCTAAACCAATGTGCCCATTGGTCTACAAAACCAAGCTAGTGTGTGAATCAAAGTACTTTGTAATCAATTATTTGACTATTATAACCATGCACTTGCATCATATTCTTTGTCTAGCATTCTCCAATTTGGATGTTTGCTCTATGGTGTAATCAATTATCTGAATTGCTTGATAAGCTGTTGCCTAACACCAGCATCGGGGGTAGTTACATTTGGAACTGCTAGACTAAACCAGTGTGCCAATTGGTCTAAAAAACTAAGCTAATGTGTCAATTCATGTACATTGTACCCATCTGGTGGACCTCCTCCACTCGTGCGAACATAGATTGCTTGATACTCGTCCTTTTTACGCCCCTCACCTGGGAAAATGTTGTTTTTTAAGCGATTTCACTTACTGTTGAAGTGTTGGTTAATCTAAGGTTTCTGATGAAAGGAAACAACTTAAAGTAATTTAATACATCTGCTGCAATTCCCTTCCATCCAAATAGTAGAATATCGTGGATTGCTTTGGCAAAGTGGTAGAAAAATTGTTGAAGATGAATTTGAATAAGAAGGTTTAACTTTTCTCTTTTGTTGATGATGGTATGAGTGTCATGGAGCTGTAACTATTGGTTCTTACGGTTTAGAAagaattgtttatttttatcaaaatcaagTTTTCTATCTTGATAAGAACTTCTCAAGACTTAATCTACGGTTTGTGATAATGCTTATGGTCATTATATTTGTTAAACTTCACGTGTCCATAGGTATTTGCTACCTCTCAACCAATTAGACATGTTTCTTTGGATTTGGCACTGAATGTTAATAGATCAGGTAAAAGCAAATTCCAGCTTTTGTGTGAGGCCCATCATAGGTAAATATCACACTCAAGTTCCTTCCGCTTCTGGTGCTGTAATCTTATTGCTGATTATTTCATGAAAAGAGAGATGCTCTCTTTTCTCACTTGTTCTCTGTTTAAAGCAGGGGAGGGATATGGGCCATATTAAGTTGATGTATCTAGGTATAAGTGGAAAGTAGGGTACTTATTTTTGGTTACGTGGGCAAAATTTTGGACAACCcaaaaaatagacaaaatagTTAATTTAGAATAAAAGGATTATCTTTTCCCACTCATGCCACTGCAATATCCGTCTTTTCTGATACGCGCTCTGTCCCATTTTATGTCGCACCATTTGACTTGGCACGGTATTTAACAATAAAAAGGAAGAGTTTGGGAACTTGTGGTCTAAAACAATTCTTAGATATTTGTGTGGttgtaaatcatttcattaagggtGAAAGGAGAATTTTAAAGTTACATTGTTTCTAATTATAGTAAGGTTACATTCTTTTTGGGACGGACTGAAAAGGAAAGGGTGTCACATAAActgggacagagggagtaagTAAGATTTTCTAATACTAGCCGGATTTTAAACTCCTTTATTCATACTTGAGCTCCCTCTAATAGTCTTCGAAGGCTTTTTCATCTACTGCTTTTGGTAACTCCCTATAGCACACAActcatattcaaaatttagaaattttaatctCTATGTAGAACCTGATGAGAAAGATAACTTCATCAGTAGCGTGGTGTTGTGGTGTTGGTCCATGCTTGGTGATTGCAAGAGCAACAGTCCCGGGCTGAAGAATGAGGCCAAGTCCTAGATCACTTTGAGCTCATGGTTTACTTGTATTATGTATGTTGTGTCACCTAAAATTCCAGTTTGTTGAACTTCTGAAGTGTAACTCACAAATATTGCCCCCTGATTTTGCTGTATTTTGCTGTTCATACCCAATAATGGAATTTGATAAGGAGTCTCATGTTGAAAGTACAGCTTTACATGTATCGCGCATACGAATCCTCTGTTATGCAGTTCATCCCCAATAGTGAAATTTGTTTTAGAGACTTACTTAGAAGGTGCACCACTATCACTGTGTGTATTGTGTATGCAGGCCATCTGTAATTTTTAATCAACCTGTGGTTTTATTAGGATTTATAAGATTGTAAATTtgtaaataacaattttatttacgAGAAGCCTACTGCAGCAGATTATGTCTTATATTTGGCAGTTGGAAGCAGATTGTCATGCCCTTGTTTCTTGAGGAATTGTGGAATTGATTATGTGATTCTTTAAAAAGTATTGCAATCTCTATTTTCTGAGGTTTTGAAAATTTCTAATTCATGAGTATTTTGGTTGTAGAATGTGTGTTTCATGCTACCCCCACTGCTGGGTTTGCTTTTAGATTGTGCCCAAAAATCTGATCAGTCTGTAGTTGCAATCTCTCTCGGTGCGTTGGTGCATCTTATTGAAGTTGGTGGACACCAATTTAGTTACAATGATTGGGATACCTTGCTGGAAAGCATAAGGTGCAattctaattttattaagttGTCTGTTCTTTCGATCATTCTGGTAGACTATTTTATTCTCATTGTATGGTTGATCTATTTTGTGTCTCAGAAATGCTTCATATGCAACCCAACCCCTTGAGCTTCTGAATGATTTGGGTTTTGAGAACTCAAAGCATCAAACCGCACTGGTAAGAAATAAGAATTGAGATCATTTGCtgataatgaatttttaatttttgctaaTCTTGAGTTTTGCTGGATATAATCAGCATAATGTTACTGAAAATGGAAATGATGGTGGCCATTCATCAGACGTGCTGGAGGATACTCATGGATCAGAGCGTCCTGCTGATTTGGAGGAAACTGGAGGTTTCTGCTGAGGAAATTCaatcattttattctttctctatCGAGTATTGCTTgcaaataattaaagaaaataatcttTGTAGGTATGCCCTCACCATCTGGGAGATCTGAGAAACCTACTGTTCCAGAAGGTCTTGACCGTAGTCAAACAATAGGTCAGAAAATTATGGGAAATATGATGGACAACCGCTTCATCAGAAGTTTCACCTCTAAACCAAAGATTCAGGCTTCTGATATTTTACCAACTTCACCGTCAAAGGTATTGCAggattttttgttgatttgctGTCCTAACTGTTGTACGTAAGTTGGAAATGTCCCAGAAAAAAAATGCATTTGCCAGAAATTTGGGAACGCTGTTGCCTACGATTTCATAGAATTCTCAAATAAAGACTCCTTCTCTTATAAACTAAAGAACGTATTAGgtacataattcattttttggttGGTTGCTATGTTAATTCGCATGTGAATATATCTCTGTTAAA
Proteins encoded in this window:
- the LOC101256162 gene encoding brefeldin A-inhibited guanine nucleotide-exchange protein 5, whose amino-acid sequence is MAGGAAGGFITRALESMLKECSNKKYSALQIAIQSYIDNSKASSQQSLSTESDAATSSAVDQSSTDTGVSGNEAAPVDSTTALPSGEGAEQISRPSNQSGTIVTALAQAGNTLSQAQAELVLNPLRLAFETKNGKIMELALDCLHKLIAYDHLEGDLGLDGGENVTLFTDILNRVCGCVDNLSTDSTTLQVLKVLLTAVASAKFRVHGESLLGVIRVCYNIALNSKSPINQATSKAMLTQMLSIIFRRMENDLGSRSHGSVAHQETTDTNGPNVKVEEVSHNDPEYKEITEGGDAPNVVQAKDASVASVEELQSFVGGADIKGLEAALEKAVHLGDGEKVTKGIELESMSPGEHDALLLFRTLCKMGIKEDNDEVTVKTRILSLELLQGLLEGVSDSFTKNFQFMDSVKAYLSYVLLKASVSQSPAIFQYATGIFSVLLLRFRECLKGEIGIFFPLIVLRPLDGTDLNAKTSVPRMLEKVCKNSQMLVDLYVNYDCDLQAPNLFERMVTTLSKIAQGMQSAEPNSVATSQIASIKASSLQCLVNVLKSLVEWEKRWSELERLSNRNQSSEDETFKGDSDKMRDVDDSASNFEKLKAHKSTVEAAISEFNRKPTKGIEHLISNGLVENSPTSVAQFLKSSPSLDKAMIGDYLGQHEEFPVAVMHAYVDSMNFSGMKFDLAIREFLKGFRLPGEAQKIDRIMEKFAERYCADNPGLFKNADIAYILAYAVIMLNTDAHNPLVWPKMSKDDFIRINATDEAEDCAPKELLGEIYDSIVQEEIKMKDDPVGLAKSSKQKPEAEERGRLVNILNLAQPRRRSSVDPKSESEAIIKQTQAIFRNQGGKRGVFYTSHNTKLVRPMIEALGWPLLATLAVLMEEGDNKARVSVCMEGFKAGIHITHVLGMDTMRYAFLTTLLRLNLLHVPRDMKSKNVEALRTLLAICDSDAEALQDTWIAVLECISRLEFIVTNPSMASTVMQGSNQISRDALLQSLRELTGKPTEQVFVNSVKLPSESVVEFFSGLCKVSAEELRQYPARVFSLQKLVEISYYNMARIRMVWARIWSVLATHFIFAGSHPEEKVAMYAIDSLRQLGMKYLERAELANFTFQNDILKPFVVLMRSSRSETIRRLIVDCIVQMIKSKVGSIKSGWRSVFMIFTAAADDELESIVESAFENVEQVILEHFDQVVGDCFMDCVNCLIRFANNKTSHRISLKAIALLRICEDRLAEGLIPGGALKPVDTTEDETCDVTEHFWFPMLAGLSDLTSDPRPEVRNCALEVLFDLLNERGGKFSSTFWENIFHRVLFPIFDHVRHAGKENLSSTDEWPRESSIHSLQLLCNLFNTFYKNVCFMLPPLLGLLLDCAQKSDQSVVAISLGALVHLIEVGGHQFSYNDWDTLLESIRNASYATQPLELLNDLGFENSKHQTALHNVTENGNDGGHSSDVLEDTHGSERPADLEETGGMPSPSGRSEKPTVPEGLDRSQTIGQKIMGNMMDNRFIRSFTSKPKIQASDILPTSPSKLLADDAEPEAKDEDESSMLATIRSKCITQLLLLSAIDSIQKKYWNKLKPTHKITIMDILFSVLEFAASYNSYSNLRLRMRQIPAERPPFNLLRQELAGTSIYLDILQKTTAGINSVREESTETTVAQSGNSFINNDATSSDKFQEQGSIKEDKFQQIAEEKLVTFCGQVLREASEFQSCTTESANMDVHQVLELRSPIIVKVLRGMCSMNSQIFRSHLREFYPLITKLVCCDQMDVRGSLADLFNMQLNPLLA